The following are encoded together in the Methylorubrum sp. B1-46 genome:
- the tpiA gene encoding triose-phosphate isomerase — translation MASEGRRPLVAGNWKMNGLRSSVPIVEAIRDGLPPALTDKIDVLICPPATLISSCVAAVYGSPVAIGGQNLHARPSGAFTGSISAEMFADLGATYVIVGHSERRAYHYETDDGVHAKALGARRAGLRGIICVGETMEERQQGRALDIVRAQLAIGLPKGATGEDTVIAYEPVWAIGSGRTPTAKEIAEVHASLREMLDKLVGEEAHKIRILYGGSVKPGNARELMAVENVDGALVGGASLVAEDFLGICRAYEG, via the coding sequence ATGGCAAGCGAGGGACGCCGTCCGCTGGTTGCCGGCAACTGGAAGATGAACGGTCTGCGCTCCTCGGTGCCGATCGTCGAGGCGATCCGCGACGGACTCCCGCCCGCGCTCACGGACAAGATCGACGTTCTGATCTGCCCGCCCGCGACGCTGATCTCCTCCTGCGTGGCCGCCGTCTACGGCTCGCCCGTCGCCATCGGCGGCCAGAACCTGCATGCCCGTCCCAGCGGCGCCTTCACCGGCTCGATCTCGGCGGAGATGTTCGCCGATCTCGGCGCCACCTACGTCATCGTCGGCCATTCCGAGCGGCGCGCCTACCATTACGAAACCGATGACGGCGTCCACGCCAAGGCGCTCGGCGCCCGCCGCGCGGGCCTGCGCGGCATCATCTGTGTCGGCGAGACCATGGAGGAGCGCCAGCAGGGCCGCGCCCTCGACATCGTGCGCGCGCAGCTCGCCATCGGCCTGCCGAAGGGCGCCACCGGCGAGGACACGGTGATCGCCTACGAGCCGGTCTGGGCGATCGGCTCGGGCCGCACGCCGACGGCGAAGGAGATCGCCGAGGTCCACGCCTCCCTGCGCGAGATGCTCGACAAGCTCGTCGGCGAGGAGGCGCACAAGATCCGCATCCTCTACGGCGGCTCGGTGAAGCCCGGCAACGCCCGCGAATTGATGGCGGTGGAGAATGTCGACGGCGCGCTCGTTGGCGGCGCGAGCCTCGTGGCGGAGGACTTTTTGGGGATCTGCCGCGCTTACGAGGGGTGA
- a CDS encoding SurA N-terminal domain-containing protein, with amino-acid sequence MLQSIRSASQHWLGKVVLTVIFTFLIAGVAIFGVEEFFRGGSSTTVATVGKTPISAEEVRTAYQNQLQRYQAQLKRTLTPDQARAMGLERQVLAQLITEAALDQKTRDLGLAVSDAAVLRAIQEEPSFKNANGSFDRTLFFQTLQRAGLNEAMFVREQRSVIARLQLADAIVADPPVPQAMREAVHRYSLERRDAAVLTLAPAAAGEIPAPTDDELKAYYDNNKASFRAPEYRSLNLLVLEPAALAKPDEVSDEEARKVYDANQSRFGKAERRTIQQISFPDEAAASEARAKIESGQAPFETVAAERGLDPKQLDLGTLSRAELFDPAIGNAAFALEQGKVSEPVRGRFGTVLLRVTAIEPGTVKPFDEVKDEIRKEIALRRVREGGFDKVQDAIEDARSAAKPLAEIAKDQGLTLLAIPAVDAQGNDPSGQPVAGIPDKETTLPAAFRADVGNDTEVLRTKAGGAIWYDVVKIDPSHEKPLADVRDEAVKGWTRAEVEKRLVTKSKELTERLDKGEAIETVAQEAGLPLKTVTEIARNQNKDDLSADIVERIFTTPVGKAASAPSGEGRAVFKVTAATVPAFVPGTPSDGQLVNSLRTALADDMLGEFIAEVQKSAGVNVNQTALRRAFGGEY; translated from the coding sequence ATGCTCCAGTCCATTCGCAGTGCCAGCCAGCATTGGCTCGGCAAGGTCGTGCTGACGGTGATCTTCACCTTCCTGATCGCCGGCGTGGCGATCTTCGGTGTGGAGGAGTTCTTCCGCGGCGGCTCGAGCACGACCGTCGCCACGGTCGGCAAGACGCCGATCTCGGCCGAGGAGGTGCGCACCGCCTACCAGAACCAGCTTCAGCGCTATCAGGCTCAGCTCAAGCGGACGCTGACGCCGGACCAGGCGCGGGCGATGGGCCTGGAGCGGCAGGTACTGGCCCAACTCATCACCGAGGCGGCGCTCGACCAGAAGACGCGGGATCTCGGGCTCGCCGTCTCTGACGCGGCCGTGCTGCGTGCGATCCAGGAGGAGCCGAGCTTCAAGAACGCCAACGGCAGCTTCGACCGGACCCTGTTCTTCCAGACGCTCCAGCGGGCGGGCCTGAACGAGGCGATGTTCGTGCGCGAGCAGCGCTCCGTCATCGCCCGCCTGCAACTGGCCGACGCCATCGTCGCCGATCCGCCGGTGCCGCAGGCCATGCGCGAGGCGGTGCACCGCTACAGCCTGGAGCGCCGCGACGCCGCGGTGCTGACGCTGGCACCCGCCGCCGCCGGCGAGATCCCGGCCCCGACCGATGACGAGCTGAAGGCCTACTACGACAACAACAAAGCCTCGTTCCGCGCTCCCGAATATCGCAGCCTCAACCTGCTGGTGCTCGAACCCGCCGCGCTCGCCAAGCCCGACGAGGTCTCGGACGAGGAGGCGCGCAAGGTCTACGATGCCAACCAGAGCCGGTTCGGCAAGGCGGAGCGGCGCACGATCCAGCAGATCAGCTTCCCCGACGAGGCGGCCGCGAGCGAGGCGCGAGCCAAGATCGAGAGCGGGCAGGCACCGTTCGAGACGGTCGCCGCCGAGCGCGGGCTCGACCCGAAGCAGCTCGATCTCGGCACGCTGTCCAGGGCGGAGCTGTTCGATCCGGCGATCGGCAACGCTGCCTTCGCCCTGGAGCAAGGCAAGGTGAGCGAGCCGGTGAGGGGCCGCTTCGGCACCGTGCTCCTGCGCGTCACGGCGATCGAGCCCGGCACGGTCAAGCCGTTCGACGAGGTGAAGGACGAGATCCGTAAGGAGATCGCGCTGCGCCGGGTCCGCGAGGGCGGTTTCGACAAGGTCCAGGACGCGATCGAGGATGCCCGTTCGGCCGCCAAGCCGCTGGCCGAGATCGCCAAGGATCAGGGGCTGACGCTGCTCGCCATCCCGGCGGTGGACGCGCAGGGCAACGACCCGTCCGGCCAGCCCGTCGCCGGCATTCCGGATAAGGAGACCACGCTGCCGGCCGCCTTCCGCGCCGATGTCGGCAACGACACCGAGGTTCTGCGCACCAAGGCCGGCGGCGCGATCTGGTACGACGTCGTCAAGATCGACCCCTCGCACGAGAAGCCGCTGGCGGACGTGCGTGACGAGGCGGTGAAGGGCTGGACCCGGGCTGAGGTCGAGAAGCGCCTCGTGACCAAGTCCAAGGAGCTGACCGAGCGCCTGGACAAGGGTGAGGCGATCGAGACCGTGGCGCAGGAGGCAGGCCTTCCGCTGAAGACCGTCACCGAGATCGCCCGCAATCAGAACAAGGACGACCTCTCCGCCGATATCGTCGAGCGCATCTTCACGACGCCGGTGGGCAAGGCCGCCTCGGCGCCGTCCGGCGAGGGCCGCGCGGTGTTCAAGGTCACCGCCGCCACCGTGCCGGCCTTCGTCCCCGGCACGCCGAGCGACGGTCAGCTCGTCAATTCGCTGCGCACGGCGCTCGCGGACGACATGCTCGGCGAGTTCATCGCCGAGGTGCAGAAGAGCGCGGGCGTGAACGTGAACCAGACTGCCCTGCGCCGGGCGTTCGGCGGCGAGTACTGA